One stretch of Pigmentiphaga aceris DNA includes these proteins:
- a CDS encoding DNA polymerase III subunit chi yields MTSIAFAFGAPDRLRTACEIVKRHYQAGHKVVVWCRDPARLAAFDKLLWSFEDISFVPHVFAKDALAAQTPVVLTADEGETPHHQWLLNLDDAWPPIYARFEKLIEVVSNDAADREAARNRWRFYQGCGHPIARHDLTRNEMP; encoded by the coding sequence CTGCGCACCGCTTGCGAGATCGTCAAGCGGCACTACCAGGCCGGCCACAAGGTGGTCGTCTGGTGTCGTGATCCCGCGCGTCTGGCCGCGTTCGACAAGCTGCTGTGGAGCTTCGAAGACATTTCCTTCGTGCCCCATGTGTTTGCCAAGGATGCCTTGGCCGCACAGACGCCGGTGGTATTGACCGCCGATGAAGGTGAAACCCCGCACCATCAGTGGTTGCTGAATCTGGACGATGCGTGGCCACCGATCTACGCGCGTTTCGAGAAGCTCATTGAAGTGGTGTCCAACGATGCCGCCGACCGCGAGGCGGCACGGAATCGTTGGCGGTTCTATCAAGGCTGTGGACATCCGATTGCACGCCACGATCTGACGCGCAACGAAATGCCCTGA
- a CDS encoding MetQ/NlpA family ABC transporter substrate-binding protein translates to MQLLFKSVAALALVVAASGAFAQDKSTVTVGVTVGNSEEIFKVVSKVAERDGLTVKVVTFNDYQLPNAALDAGDLDANSFQHQPFLDAQIKQRGYKLTTVGYTFTAPLAYYSRKVKSLNDLKEGASVGVQNDPSNGNRALLLLQQFGLIKLSPEAVKNGNATPRDVIENPKKLKLIPLDAAQLPRSLDDLDAAAINNDFAFKAGLSASKDGIAVEDAKSPYANIIVVRTEDKDKPWAKKLVAAYNSPEVKTFMAEKYKGSLIPAW, encoded by the coding sequence ATGCAGTTGCTGTTCAAATCTGTTGCCGCCCTTGCGCTGGTTGTTGCTGCAAGCGGCGCATTCGCACAAGACAAGTCCACCGTCACCGTTGGCGTGACGGTCGGCAATTCCGAAGAAATCTTCAAGGTCGTAAGCAAGGTCGCCGAGCGCGACGGACTGACCGTGAAAGTCGTGACCTTCAACGACTATCAACTGCCCAACGCCGCGCTGGACGCAGGCGATCTGGACGCAAATTCTTTCCAGCACCAGCCTTTCCTCGACGCGCAGATCAAGCAGCGCGGCTACAAGCTGACCACCGTCGGCTACACCTTCACCGCGCCGCTGGCGTACTACTCGCGCAAGGTGAAGTCGCTGAACGACCTGAAGGAAGGTGCATCGGTCGGTGTGCAGAACGATCCGTCGAATGGCAACCGCGCCTTGCTGTTGTTGCAGCAGTTCGGCCTGATCAAGCTGAGCCCGGAAGCCGTGAAGAACGGCAACGCCACGCCGCGTGACGTGATCGAGAATCCGAAGAAGCTGAAGCTGATCCCGCTGGACGCCGCACAATTGCCGCGCTCGCTGGATGATCTGGATGCCGCCGCCATCAACAACGACTTCGCCTTCAAGGCCGGTCTGTCGGCCAGCAAGGACGGCATTGCGGTGGAAGATGCCAAGAGCCCCTACGCCAACATCATCGTCGTGCGCACCGAGGACAAGGACAAGCCCTGGGCGAAGAAGCTGGTGGCGGCTTACAACTCGCCGGAAGTGAAGACCTTCATGGCAGAGAAGTACAAGGGATCGCTGATTCCGGCTTGGTAA
- a CDS encoding MetQ/NlpA family ABC transporter substrate-binding protein, with the protein MKFLFKAAAAVALTAVALSASAQDKTSITVGVSVGNGEEIFKVVSKVAERSGLKIKVVVFNDYQLPNAALAAGDLDANAFQHKPFLDNQIKARGFALTPVGYTITAPLAFYSKKYKSLDQLPEGASVGIQNDPSNGNRALLLLQKYKLITLKPEAVAANTATPKDVIENPRKLKLVPLDAAQLPRSLDDLDVASINNDYAFKAGLSAAKDGIAVEDAKGIYANLIAVRTEDQGKSWVKPLVAAYQSPEVREFIEAKYKGSLIPAW; encoded by the coding sequence ATGAAGTTCCTGTTCAAGGCGGCCGCGGCCGTCGCACTGACTGCCGTCGCCCTGAGCGCATCCGCCCAAGACAAGACGTCCATCACGGTGGGCGTGTCGGTCGGCAATGGCGAAGAAATCTTCAAGGTGGTCAGCAAGGTGGCTGAGCGCAGCGGCCTGAAGATCAAGGTCGTGGTGTTCAACGACTACCAGCTTCCCAACGCTGCCTTGGCGGCGGGGGATCTGGACGCCAATGCGTTCCAGCACAAGCCTTTCCTGGACAACCAGATCAAGGCGCGTGGCTTTGCACTCACCCCGGTCGGCTACACCATCACCGCACCGCTGGCCTTCTATTCCAAGAAGTACAAGTCGCTGGACCAACTGCCGGAAGGTGCAAGCGTCGGCATTCAGAACGACCCGTCCAATGGCAATCGTGCGCTGCTGTTGCTGCAAAAGTACAAGCTGATCACCCTGAAGCCTGAAGCCGTGGCCGCCAACACCGCCACGCCCAAGGATGTGATCGAGAACCCGCGCAAGCTGAAGCTGGTGCCGCTGGACGCCGCCCAACTGCCGCGTTCGCTGGATGACCTGGATGTTGCGTCGATCAACAACGACTACGCATTCAAGGCTGGCCTGAGCGCTGCCAAGGACGGTATTGCGGTGGAAGACGCCAAGGGCATCTACGCCAACCTGATCGCGGTGCGTACTGAAGATCAGGGCAAGTCGTGGGTCAAGCCGCTGGTGGCTGCCTACCAGTCGCCGGAAGTGCGCGAGTTCATCGAAGCCAAGTACAAGGGATCGCTGATCCCCGCCTGGTAA